From the genome of Argonema galeatum A003/A1, one region includes:
- a CDS encoding type II toxin-antitoxin system HicB family antitoxin, translating into MNYHYTIIIQWSEEDKCYIVSLPEWGEFCHTHGDTYEEAIKNAHEVLELLVESSLEDGKPLPEPITFGKLLQVA; encoded by the coding sequence ATGAATTATCACTACACCATAATAATTCAATGGTCTGAAGAAGATAAATGTTATATCGTCAGTCTTCCTGAATGGGGAGAATTCTGCCACACACATGGAGATACTTATGAAGAAGCTATTAAAAATGCCCACGAAGTGTTAGAACTTTTAGTAGAATCGTCATTAGAAGACGGTAAACCTCTGCCAGAACCTATAACATTTGGAAAGCTGCTTCAGGTTGCTTAA
- a CDS encoding DUF2283 domain-containing protein produces the protein MKISYDSEIDALYIRLVEGKHQCRTLQLTDEIALNIGENELLVGIEVLDATQVLGTGSMPNVVLENISFRVA, from the coding sequence ATGAAGATTAGTTATGATTCCGAAATTGATGCTCTCTACATTAGACTTGTAGAAGGTAAGCATCAGTGTCGTACTTTACAGTTAACTGACGAAATTGCTTTAAATATTGGGGAAAATGAGTTATTGGTAGGCATAGAAGTTTTAGATGCTACACAGGTTTTAGGTACTGGAAGTATGCCTAATGTAGTGCTAGAAAATATATCTTTTAGAGTAGCTTAA
- a CDS encoding type II toxin-antitoxin system HicA family toxin, which yields MPRKIRELKSFLLKAGFTYRSGKGSHTKWYHPLLPIPITLSGNDSNDAKLYQEKDVNNALQRIQQIQGQQEEEGE from the coding sequence ATGCCTAGAAAAATTAGAGAACTGAAAAGCTTCTTACTAAAAGCAGGGTTTACTTACCGTTCTGGGAAGGGCAGTCATACAAAATGGTATCATCCCCTTCTACCCATACCTATTACTCTATCAGGCAATGATAGCAATGATGCTAAACTGTACCAGGAAAAAGATGTAAACAATGCACTTCAGAGAATACAGCAAATCCAAGGACAGCAGGAGGAAGAGGGAGAATGA
- a CDS encoding GIY-YIG nuclease family protein: MTDFPIFVGQVTLRQRHQLPDNPGIYFVIDERDQLLYIGQAKSLKSRWSGGIHHRYKQFSRKGLDKIVIRYILTSVSELDRLEQEYIDRFKPLLNYSKVKQYLPKTSPRFSELQRLLKLTSKPLFPSVLYKSKEGETIPREAWSLFRGFVAGVYQENQPHIIVVCQQNMGSILWKSSSDRTKKRFYMETDSKYLSVCYLFDARQAILVFVELFDPDLAEPIFKEVYPNLVDFQIAGVMVKKLINPNLLMSALQKSTFKRGSAAQDYLLSICGNLQTLPADINLNQQIMW; encoded by the coding sequence ATGACTGATTTTCCGATTTTTGTAGGACAGGTTACTTTACGCCAACGTCATCAACTTCCTGATAATCCAGGTATTTATTTTGTTATTGATGAACGTGATCAATTACTTTATATTGGTCAGGCTAAAAGTTTAAAAAGTCGTTGGTCTGGAGGAATCCATCACCGTTACAAACAATTTTCTCGAAAAGGATTAGACAAGATTGTTATTAGATATATTCTAACTTCTGTTTCAGAACTTGATAGATTAGAGCAAGAGTATATCGACAGGTTTAAACCTTTGCTCAATTATAGTAAAGTTAAACAATATCTTCCTAAAACAAGTCCCAGGTTCTCAGAATTACAACGCTTACTTAAACTTACCAGTAAACCCCTGTTCCCTTCAGTACTGTACAAAAGCAAAGAAGGAGAAACAATCCCTAGAGAAGCTTGGTCTTTATTTCGGGGTTTTGTTGCAGGTGTATATCAAGAAAACCAGCCTCACATTATAGTAGTATGCCAACAAAATATGGGATCTATTTTATGGAAGAGTTCATCCGACCGAACGAAAAAACGTTTTTATATGGAAACAGATTCTAAGTATTTATCAGTTTGTTATCTCTTTGATGCTAGACAAGCAATTTTGGTGTTTGTAGAGTTGTTCGATCCCGATTTAGCAGAGCCAATATTCAAAGAGGTTTATCCTAACTTAGTGGATTTCCAAATTGCTGGAGTAATGGTTAAGAAACTAATTAATCCGAATTTATTAATGTCCGCCTTACAAAAATCAACTTTTAAACGAGGTAGTGCAGCGCAAGATTATCTTTTGAGTATTTGTGGAAATTTACAAACTTTGCCTGCTGACATAAATTTAAATCAGCAGATAATGTGGTAA
- a CDS encoding YgiT-type zinc finger protein produces the protein MYGYKCEYCEGTVQPRTVKHEAFKHRDGFVILEDVTIGVCDCCGNRYYSADILRTVHAVATGAKRPEKTVQIPVTHLESA, from the coding sequence ATGTACGGATACAAATGTGAGTACTGCGAGGGAACAGTTCAACCCCGAACTGTCAAGCATGAGGCATTCAAACACCGAGATGGATTTGTTATTCTTGAAGATGTGACGATTGGGGTTTGTGACTGTTGTGGCAATCGTTACTACTCAGCTGATATTCTTCGCACAGTTCATGCCGTTGCAACTGGTGCAAAAAGACCGGAAAAAACTGTACAGATTCCAGTGACTCATCTAGAGTCTGCATAG
- a CDS encoding DUF4258 domain-containing protein, with amino-acid sequence MPRQDIDRIREKIRLCQYDMSAHAMEEMAEDLLTILDVEEAVLSGQVIRVEKDDPRGKKYVVVGTALDRQTSVGVVGRFASSGRYLIITVYEVTEFEG; translated from the coding sequence GTGCCTCGTCAAGACATCGATCGCATCAGGGAAAAGATTCGTCTTTGCCAATATGATATGTCAGCCCATGCTATGGAAGAGATGGCAGAGGATTTGTTGACTATTCTGGATGTGGAAGAGGCTGTTTTAAGCGGTCAGGTCATCCGAGTGGAGAAAGACGACCCCAGAGGTAAAAAATATGTAGTAGTGGGGACGGCACTCGATCGACAAACTTCTGTGGGAGTAGTCGGACGTTTCGCTAGTAGCGGACGTTATCTCATCATTACAGTTTATGAAGTCACTGAGTTTGAAGGTTAA
- a CDS encoding DNA-methyltransferase — MMQLSLEVVSETQQIREQELKPLTQGFQLQYSHPHGQLYQGNSIDWLKSLESESVNLIFADPPYNIKKADWDNFENQAQYIEWSLQWVREASRILKSTGSLYICGFSEILADLKHPTSEYFKSCRWLIWHYKNKANLGRDWGRSHESIIHFRKSDRVKLNIDDVRIPYGAHTLKYPSHPQAKTSAYGKGATKKHDNWTPNPKGAKPKDVLEIPTTCNGMGETTPHPTQKPEELLRKFVMASSNEGDLVIDPFSGSGTTLVVAEQLNRYWMGCDLNMEYNDWAFRRIENVRRITKEEWISLDLKNAERRESIR; from the coding sequence ATGATGCAACTCTCCCTAGAGGTTGTAAGTGAGACACAACAAATTAGGGAACAAGAGTTAAAACCTTTAACACAAGGTTTTCAACTGCAATATTCACATCCTCATGGGCAACTTTATCAAGGTAATTCAATTGATTGGCTTAAATCTCTTGAGTCTGAGAGTGTTAATCTGATTTTTGCAGATCCACCTTATAACATTAAAAAAGCGGATTGGGATAACTTTGAGAATCAAGCGCAGTACATAGAATGGTCACTTCAATGGGTTCGCGAAGCTTCGCGTATTCTAAAATCAACAGGATCTCTATATATTTGTGGATTTTCTGAAATTCTAGCTGACCTAAAGCATCCAACATCAGAGTATTTTAAGAGTTGCCGTTGGTTAATCTGGCACTATAAAAATAAAGCGAATTTAGGTAGGGATTGGGGGCGATCGCATGAAAGCATTATTCACTTTCGTAAATCCGATCGTGTCAAACTAAATATTGATGATGTCCGAATTCCCTATGGCGCACATACTTTGAAATATCCTTCACATCCGCAAGCGAAAACAAGTGCTTACGGGAAAGGTGCAACAAAGAAACACGACAACTGGACACCCAATCCAAAAGGTGCAAAGCCTAAAGATGTATTAGAGATTCCTACTACTTGTAACGGTATGGGTGAAACAACACCTCACCCCACGCAAAAACCCGAAGAGTTATTAAGGAAATTTGTTATGGCGTCCTCTAATGAAGGGGATTTGGTTATCGATCCATTTTCAGGTTCAGGAACAACTCTCGTTGTTGCAGAACAACTAAATCGTTATTGGATGGGATGCGATCTTAATATGGAATACAACGATTGGGCATTCAGACGTATAGAAAATGTTCGTCGAATTACAAAAGAAGAATGGATCTCTCTCGATCTTAAAAATGCAGAAAGACGAGAATCTATAAGATGA
- a CDS encoding SWIM zinc finger family protein, with protein MEVNYAYKGSTAVIDRADRTQMSFSPDTKREPTFFIGELRQNIAFREAISALHDVVVSDQRFKPKDKTAYKEWAAKQLQIDWQLVAVQKQEVANRMKELGDELKQLNNNSYQRLKPYYDARNNFHHYAWQKQLDILFLFDPVITVHPDEIFFECFSVDESSYGRLGASYEVFKNIDEFACGTTNIDYSHDLYNEFQKIRNYKTTRLEVDPSGFEVQTTNEEAFKEVKIDLPDSWVRGFLQVSSAMSLPATRFDLHPMDIHNMCLVLRRHKEKQGPRSMRYHLTPGQPVRVVFEPWDIEVVCPRSPYTGTSEQVIRVWGRRRLHILERLIPVAKKFTVHLLGTGMPSFYVADLGDMSFTLGLSGWTANDWSRSGNFDLMTSRTEVDDSTKLSIFNALKENWAEPPEVLARRLNLDRSVVLSALSAYTQAGSAIYDLNKQVYRVRELSRSPLPIDKLRFANDREEKASRFLSQNAVRVTSCTGDASEVLILQGSVQDKGKTYTPSLTIDSDSRIIQAECTCNWHSQNKLFKGPCEHILALKTQHQRQSS; from the coding sequence ATGGAAGTAAACTACGCCTACAAAGGAAGTACCGCCGTAATTGACAGGGCCGATCGCACTCAGATGTCCTTCTCCCCCGACACCAAGCGCGAACCCACTTTTTTCATCGGCGAACTGCGCCAAAACATCGCATTTCGGGAAGCAATCAGCGCCTTACACGATGTCGTCGTTTCCGATCAGCGGTTCAAACCAAAAGACAAAACCGCTTACAAAGAATGGGCGGCGAAACAGTTGCAAATTGACTGGCAATTGGTAGCTGTCCAGAAACAAGAAGTTGCTAACCGCATGAAGGAACTGGGAGACGAACTGAAACAACTTAACAACAACAGTTACCAGCGTCTCAAACCATATTACGATGCCAGAAATAACTTCCACCATTACGCTTGGCAAAAACAACTAGATATTTTATTTCTGTTCGATCCAGTCATTACAGTTCATCCCGACGAGATATTTTTTGAGTGCTTCAGCGTCGATGAATCCAGTTACGGGCGTCTGGGTGCGAGTTACGAAGTCTTCAAAAACATCGACGAATTCGCCTGCGGTACAACAAACATCGACTACTCCCACGACTTGTATAACGAATTTCAGAAAATTCGCAATTACAAGACTACCAGATTAGAAGTAGATCCGTCAGGTTTTGAAGTTCAAACTACTAACGAAGAAGCTTTCAAAGAAGTCAAAATCGATTTACCGGATAGCTGGGTAAGAGGATTTTTGCAAGTAAGTTCCGCAATGTCTTTACCGGCGACACGGTTCGATTTGCACCCGATGGATATTCACAATATGTGTTTGGTTTTGCGTCGCCACAAGGAAAAGCAAGGGCCACGCAGTATGCGGTATCATCTTACACCAGGTCAGCCTGTGCGGGTGGTGTTTGAGCCGTGGGATATCGAAGTGGTTTGTCCGCGATCGCCTTACACCGGAACTTCAGAACAGGTAATTCGCGTCTGGGGACGCCGCCGCCTGCATATCCTGGAACGTCTCATCCCCGTCGCCAAAAAGTTCACCGTCCACCTTCTCGGCACAGGTATGCCTTCATTCTACGTAGCAGATTTGGGCGATATGTCATTCACACTGGGCTTATCGGGATGGACTGCGAACGACTGGTCGCGATCGGGCAATTTTGACCTCATGACATCCCGCACCGAGGTGGATGATTCGACAAAACTGTCTATTTTCAATGCCCTTAAGGAAAATTGGGCAGAACCGCCGGAAGTCCTCGCCCGTCGCCTCAACTTAGACCGTTCTGTAGTTCTGAGCGCTTTAAGTGCTTACACGCAAGCAGGTAGTGCTATTTATGACTTAAACAAGCAAGTGTATCGGGTGCGAGAACTCAGTCGGTCACCGTTACCGATCGATAAGTTGCGCTTTGCTAACGATCGCGAAGAGAAGGCATCTCGCTTCTTGAGTCAGAATGCGGTGCGGGTGACTTCCTGCACTGGCGATGCGTCTGAAGTGCTGATTTTGCAAGGGAGTGTCCAGGATAAAGGAAAAACTTACACTCCCTCTTTGACGATCGACTCAGATAGTCGTATAATTCAGGCAGAATGTACCTGCAATTGGCATTCTCAAAACAAGTTGTTCAAAGGCCCCTGCGAACACATTTTGGCACTGAAAACTCAGCACCAACGCCAAAGCAGTTAA
- a CDS encoding helix-turn-helix domain-containing protein: MIKNEQQYRNSLDWLRRFEQSVAELDNNENLKADQTRWQLHRDSYQSQVDELKSEIAEYERLINCDKSQPIQIKVESINKLPDGLIKARIAAKISQQELAQILGIEEQRVRQYEDTDYQCASFVEILEVSTVLGVEFETAVMRVDFEEIEAVKQSAEKWRKEKVSTTAKT, from the coding sequence ATGATAAAAAACGAGCAACAATATCGTAACTCCTTAGATTGGTTACGGCGATTTGAACAGTCTGTAGCTGAATTGGATAATAATGAAAACTTGAAAGCTGACCAGACGCGCTGGCAACTTCATAGAGACTCATATCAAAGTCAAGTTGATGAATTAAAGTCAGAAATAGCTGAATATGAAAGACTGATTAATTGTGATAAGAGCCAGCCGATTCAAATTAAAGTTGAGAGCATAAATAAGTTACCTGATGGTTTAATTAAAGCCAGAATAGCAGCCAAAATCAGTCAGCAAGAACTAGCTCAAATACTAGGAATTGAAGAACAGCGAGTTAGGCAGTACGAAGATACAGATTATCAATGTGCCAGTTTCGTAGAAATCCTCGAAGTTAGCACAGTTTTGGGTGTGGAATTTGAAACGGCTGTGATGCGGGTAGATTTTGAGGAAATAGAAGCTGTTAAACAAAGTGCAGAGAAATGGCGAAAGGAAAAAGTGAGTACAACAGCTAAAACCTGA
- a CDS encoding DUF6932 family protein — protein MIAEFDKNGNLPPGVHFCEWDEFKDRFGTNSKRRRMIDGLELAMTQLKAAGCRTIYIDGSFVTSKEKPGDFDACWEDNGVDIDYLKSIAPTLYNFALRRAEQKNKYKGEIFPSNYPANDSGTAYIDFFQFDTRTNTRKGILAIDLPRWKP, from the coding sequence GTGATTGCAGAATTTGATAAAAACGGCAATCTACCACCAGGGGTTCATTTTTGCGAATGGGACGAGTTTAAAGATAGATTTGGTACAAATTCTAAGAGGCGGCGGATGATAGATGGTTTGGAACTAGCAATGACCCAATTAAAAGCAGCAGGTTGTAGAACCATTTATATTGACGGTAGTTTTGTCACCAGTAAAGAAAAACCTGGAGACTTCGATGCTTGTTGGGAAGACAATGGGGTTGATATAGATTACTTGAAATCCATTGCTCCTACCTTATATAATTTCGCACTGCGACGTGCCGAACAAAAAAACAAGTATAAAGGTGAAATTTTTCCATCTAATTACCCAGCTAATGATTCGGGAACAGCCTACATAGACTTTTTCCAATTTGATACCAGAACAAATACGCGCAAAGGAATTCTTGCTATAGATTTACCAAGGTGGAAACCATGA
- a CDS encoding HEAT repeat domain-containing protein: protein MQLIKRTTLHYQEGSSDKVYEVDLCQTGQDRYAVNFRYGRRGSNLKEGVKTEQAVPLVQAQKIFDKLVAEKVNKGYRDVSTPPASQTPAPTAVRESSPDARRQAILNRLASQNTTKWPLERAIWRAGELKIREAVPLLLPLIGTGDALRDYCIVWSLGWCGDREVLPTLTQLYENTSTPDFVRRIAWEALLKLSDEATKTRLRTEKIAELPTELREKARNGSADEFANALRDYLEYRFLESSSPPVIALVTKDYQRFAVLDIIYQIDNEYVRPALLEILHAGWFLPNAFQRYRHIFKMAEYRQDAEVFGILTYRFEKAEARFRSDSYYVSLPEGEYLMKKGYNYNPKTSRYEHTSNQIEEELKRPNSRIAYSTNTRNYLRRRTWHTLRQLGELCDRNYVKMAVGVLLQHSNADAEPVRETTFHRYDRANNWNRISYTRNWDSYAGYLTFNHILYENSPRYELKENSTAWRCRDSYKPGDAEPDVREEAFPQLWEQQPDELLHLLLESSCSPVHHFAVKALRACPQFTAELDVDTVIKLLNKVYAVTARFGFEIARNLYNSAEPNRALVTSVVNCIIAEARAEAYRWIEEGRDRFLSDINFITVLVTSCYADTRQFARRLLSSSTLSDNVAKLLIARIIAELLELSSKSDINPTYQDNIAEKAKDITETLLTCFTPQLRTLGMSVIRDLLEHPLVEIQEFGTRILLNHEIPAADLPPGLIDSLIASPHESVRGIGIRIFGQLPDPTLLSQSSLLVTMLTHELADIRNAIRPTVRRLSADYPDFAARLATATIDILMTPEAKEGIHAAIVRLLKEDLPGWMTGVTKDTALRLLKAKSSASQELAGYVLSANQENWANDFETIEIVKLADNEILSVREAGREMFLQNINRLRGNEEEMLSAVRIVECKWDDSREFGVRLFSTFFTAEDLTPSVLITLCDSVREDVRSFGRNLVIRHFKEANGQEYLLKFSEHPSTDMQLFATNYLETYSVNNPERLQELMPYFISVLSRVNRSRVAKKRIFAFLDKEAQKTQEAALIVAEILTRQSATMAIGDKATAIESMVKIKKTYPHISLPIQVKPISEIRSADKRR, encoded by the coding sequence ATGCAACTAATCAAACGAACCACCCTCCACTACCAGGAAGGAAGTTCAGACAAAGTGTACGAAGTCGATTTGTGTCAAACTGGTCAAGACCGATACGCGGTCAACTTTCGCTATGGACGCCGGGGTAGCAACCTTAAAGAAGGTGTGAAAACAGAACAAGCTGTCCCATTAGTCCAAGCACAGAAAATCTTCGACAAGTTAGTTGCGGAAAAGGTCAACAAAGGTTATAGGGATGTCAGCACCCCGCCTGCGAGTCAAACCCCTGCACCAACAGCAGTTCGGGAGAGTTCCCCAGACGCACGCAGACAGGCTATTTTAAACCGTCTTGCCAGCCAAAATACAACGAAATGGCCTCTAGAACGGGCAATCTGGCGTGCAGGCGAACTGAAAATCCGCGAAGCTGTCCCTTTACTTCTCCCACTCATCGGTACTGGCGACGCTCTGAGAGATTACTGTATTGTATGGTCTTTGGGTTGGTGTGGCGATCGCGAAGTTTTACCAACCCTCACACAGTTATATGAAAATACCTCTACACCCGACTTTGTTCGCCGCATTGCATGGGAAGCTTTACTCAAACTTTCCGATGAAGCGACAAAAACAAGATTGCGTACTGAAAAAATAGCAGAATTGCCAACCGAGTTGCGCGAAAAAGCTAGAAATGGTTCGGCAGATGAATTTGCCAACGCCTTGCGCGATTATTTAGAATATCGCTTTTTAGAATCTTCTTCACCACCAGTTATTGCACTGGTTACTAAAGATTACCAGCGTTTTGCTGTCCTCGATATTATTTATCAAATCGATAACGAGTATGTTCGTCCAGCACTCCTGGAAATATTGCACGCTGGGTGGTTTCTACCAAATGCCTTTCAGCGATATCGGCACATTTTCAAAATGGCTGAATATCGCCAAGATGCCGAAGTATTTGGCATCCTTACCTATCGATTTGAGAAAGCAGAGGCGAGGTTCCGTAGTGATAGTTATTATGTAAGCCTTCCAGAAGGCGAGTACTTAATGAAAAAGGGCTATAATTATAACCCTAAAACAAGCCGCTACGAACATACTAGCAATCAAATTGAAGAGGAACTAAAGCGTCCTAACTCAAGGATTGCTTATAGTACCAATACTCGCAACTATCTGCGGCGGCGAACTTGGCACACGCTTCGGCAGTTGGGTGAATTATGCGATCGCAATTATGTTAAAATGGCTGTAGGTGTCCTACTTCAGCATTCAAATGCGGATGCCGAACCAGTTAGAGAAACTACTTTTCATAGATACGATCGCGCTAATAACTGGAATCGCATTTCGTATACCCGCAACTGGGATAGTTACGCAGGCTATTTAACATTTAATCATATCCTTTACGAAAATAGTCCGCGCTACGAACTAAAGGAGAATTCAACGGCGTGGCGTTGTCGCGATTCCTATAAACCGGGAGATGCAGAACCAGATGTACGAGAAGAAGCTTTTCCGCAACTTTGGGAACAACAACCAGATGAACTTTTGCATTTGCTTTTGGAAAGCAGTTGCAGTCCAGTTCATCATTTTGCAGTTAAAGCATTGCGTGCGTGTCCGCAGTTTACCGCTGAATTAGATGTAGATACTGTAATCAAGCTGCTGAATAAAGTTTACGCTGTAACTGCACGATTTGGATTTGAAATTGCGCGGAATTTATATAACTCTGCCGAACCAAACCGAGCCTTGGTTACATCTGTGGTAAATTGTATAATTGCCGAAGCGCGTGCAGAAGCTTATCGGTGGATTGAAGAAGGACGCGATCGCTTTCTTTCCGACATCAATTTTATCACCGTTTTAGTCACCAGTTGCTATGCCGACACCAGACAATTTGCACGCCGACTCCTGAGTTCCTCAACCCTCAGCGATAATGTAGCAAAGTTACTGATTGCGCGAATCATCGCCGAACTACTAGAATTATCTAGTAAATCGGATATCAACCCAACTTACCAAGACAATATTGCCGAAAAAGCCAAAGATATAACCGAAACACTCCTAACTTGCTTTACTCCCCAACTACGCACCTTGGGAATGTCCGTTATCCGCGACTTATTGGAACATCCTCTAGTTGAAATTCAAGAATTCGGCACTCGTATTCTATTAAATCACGAAATCCCTGCCGCAGATTTGCCGCCAGGATTAATCGATTCTTTAATAGCATCTCCCCACGAATCTGTACGCGGAATTGGTATTCGGATATTCGGTCAACTTCCCGACCCCACGCTGTTGAGTCAATCCTCACTGCTAGTAACAATGTTAACTCACGAACTCGCAGATATACGTAATGCGATTCGCCCAACCGTGCGGCGACTTTCGGCAGATTACCCCGACTTTGCCGCCAGATTGGCAACAGCGACGATCGATATTTTGATGACACCAGAAGCAAAGGAAGGTATCCACGCTGCGATCGTGCGTTTGCTGAAAGAAGACTTGCCGGGATGGATGACGGGTGTAACCAAAGATACAGCATTGAGATTGCTAAAAGCCAAATCTTCAGCTTCTCAGGAATTAGCTGGTTATGTGCTGAGTGCAAACCAGGAAAATTGGGCTAATGATTTTGAGACAATAGAGATAGTCAAACTTGCGGATAACGAAATATTGTCTGTACGAGAAGCAGGGCGAGAAATGTTTCTGCAAAACATTAACCGCCTGCGTGGAAACGAAGAGGAAATGTTATCCGCAGTAAGGATAGTTGAATGTAAATGGGATGATTCGCGAGAATTTGGGGTGAGGTTATTTAGTACATTCTTCACCGCCGAAGATTTGACACCCAGCGTTTTAATTACCCTCTGCGATAGTGTTCGTGAAGATGTCCGCAGTTTTGGACGAAATTTAGTCATTCGCCATTTCAAAGAAGCGAATGGACAAGAATATCTGCTGAAATTCAGCGAACATCCGTCCACAGATATGCAGTTATTCGCCACTAACTATCTGGAAACATACTCAGTTAATAATCCAGAACGATTGCAAGAGTTGATGCCATACTTTATAAGTGTATTGTCGCGAGTAAATCGGAGTCGCGTTGCCAAAAAGCGCATCTTCGCTTTTTTGGATAAAGAAGCGCAAAAGACTCAGGAAGCTGCATTGATAGTAGCGGAAATACTCACCCGCCAATCTGCTACTATGGCAATAGGCGATAAAGCGACAGCGATCGAAAGTATGGTGAAAATAAAAAAAACATATCCCCATATTTCCTTACCAATTCAGGTAAAACCAATCTCGGAAATCAGAAGCGCAGATAAACGCAGATAA